CATCCAACAGTTCAGTGACCGCAGCGGGCGGATCGTGCAAGCCGGCCTCGACGCTGCCTCGCAACCGCCCGCGCAGCCACCGCTCCCATGGCAAGTTGAAGCCTCGCTTGCGCTGGCGGACCACGTCGCGGGGCAGGATGTCCCTGAGCGCCTCGATCAGCAGGCTCTTCCCCGCCGCCCGACGCGTCCACAGCCGCCGGCCCGGCGCCCGCGCCATGAATTCCGCCAGCTCGTGATCCAGGAAGGGGACTCGCACTTCGAGGGAATGGCCCATGCTCATCGAGTCGGTGTCCCGCAATAGGGTGTTCACGAGATACGAGCGGCTTTCCAGGTAGGAGACAGTCGTGAAGGCATCCAGCCCCGCGCGCTGCACGGCCTTCGCGGCGCCAGCCAACCACTCCCACCAGAGCAAGGTCTCGCCATCGGCCTGGCCCAGCCAGCGCACAGCCTGGCGGGGCGTAAACACCAGCCGGTTGAAGAAGTAAGGGTGCGGCAACGCCTGAGGTTCACTCCAGAACTCCGCTAACTTTCGACCCGAGCCCCTGGCGCCGATGCGGCCCCCGGCCGCAGCCAGGATATGGCCAACTGCAGGCTGCGCCACGGCCGGCACCGCACGCCTGAACCGGGCGAGACGGTCCAACTGCAGAGTCCACCGGAAGGTGGGGTAACCGCCAAACAACTCGTCCCCACCCAGTCCTGACAGCGCTACCTTCAGCCCCGCTTGACGGGCCATCCAGGAGACGAAGTAGGTGTTCACGCCATCCATGCTCGGCTGATCCAGGGCTGCAACAGCCGCATCCAGCCGGCTCAGCATCTCGTCCGCGTCCAGCACCAGTTCCTGGTGCGTCGTCCCCAGCACGCGGGCCGTCTGACTCGCCAGCCTGGACTCGCTGAACTCCAGCTCCGGAAACGCCACGGTCAGCGTCCGAACCTGCGAGCTGTGCCGTGCCGCAAGCGCGCCAAGCGCCGTCGAGTCGATGCCGCTGCTCAAGAAGATCCCGAGCGGCACGTCCGCGATCAGGTGTAGTCTCACACTCTCTTCCAGGATCGAGCGGATGCGCGCCACCACATCGGCCCGGGCGGCCCCGGCGCCACCCCGCTCCACCGACTCCTCGCCTGCTTCTCCGTCGCCCGCCGCATTCAGCACATCCCAGTAGCACTGCGGCGAGACCGACCGCTGCAGCTCGCCTACCTCCACGAGCATCCTGTGACCGGGCGGCAGCGAGTACACCCCCTCGACCAGCGTTGTAGGTTCCCCGGCCGAGCCAAAGAGCAAGTAGTGGCGCAGCCCCGCCGGCGAAAGACGCCGGGGCACGCACCCGCTGGCCAACAGCGCCCTCACCTCCGAAGCGAACGCCAGCCGGCCTGCCGCATGGTAGTAATAGAGCGGCTTGATCCCGAAGCGGTCGCGGGCCAAAAATACTCGAGTGCCTGAACCGGGAACGGCCGCGTGACCGCTGCTCAGCCGTCCGGTCGGCCGTGAGTCGTGCACCGCGAACGCGAACATGCCGCGCAACCGGTGCACACAGTCAGCTCCCCACTCCTCGTAGGCGTGAGCGATGACCTCCGTATCCGACTCTGTCCGGAAGACGTGCCCGCGCGCCGTGAGATCGCGCCTCAACTCGTGGAAGTTGTAGATTTCACCGTTCTGCACGACGACGACGCGACCGTCCTCGTTGGCCATCGGCTGCCGGCCGCCCTCCAGGTCAATAATACTCAGACGGCACATGCCCAGGATGACGCCCGGCGCTGTGTGCGTGCCCTGGTCGTCAGGGCCACGGTGCCGCATAGCATCCATCATCCGCCCCACCCCCCACGCCCCGTCTTCCGATCCGCGGCCGTCCACCACGCCACAAATGCCACACATGTCAGCAGCTAGGCCGAATTGGCGGGAGGCGGGAACTCTTCCGCGGGTTCGGACTTCCCGGCATGGCCGGCTGGCGCCGCGGCAGCCGTTTGGACGCGTCTCGGCCCGGACTGGCGCGCCACAGAAGCGTACAATGCCTCCATCTCCGTTACCGGCGCGTCCCAGGAGAGCATGCGCGCCACCTCGTCACAGCCGTCCCTCAGCCGGCGCCGCACCGTATCCCCCTCCAGCAGGCAGGCCAACCCGTTCCGCAGCGCCTGGACATCGTGGGCCACCACGAGACCGGCGCGCCCATCGATCCAGGGCGCAATCCCGCACTGGTCAGTGACCAGCGCAGGCGTGCCGCAGGCGATCGCTTCCGCGGCGGCGTTCCCGAAGTTCTCGTTTTGGGAAGGGAGCACGAAGACATCCGCGTCTACCAGCGCCTCGAGCTTGGCCCGGCCGTAGTGCGGCCCGCATAACAACAACCGGTCCGGACCCAGGCCCAGCTCGCGCGCTAGCCGGTGCAGCCCGGCAAGGCAGCCGTCGCGGTCATCCGGGCCGGCGATGGCCAGTCGAGCGTGGGCCGACACACCGGCGAAGGCCCGCAGCAGCAGGTCCAGCCCCTTCTTGCGGGAAAGCCGGCCAAGATACAACACCAGCCGCTCGCTCTCACTGATGGAATGCACCCGCCGGAAGGCACCGCGCGGCGGAAGATTGACGAACTCCTCCAGCTCCACGCCGTTCCGCCGTACAAGCAGCTTCTCCGCAGCTACGCCGGCCTCGATCAGCTCCCAGCGCTCTTGCTCCGAGGTCGCAATCAGGCGAGCCGCACCTGCCTCGAGCCGCCGCGTCACGAGTCTCTGGTACAGCCGCTTCTTCAAGAGGCTCCGCACAATGGGGCGGTACATGCCCAGCGGCTCCAGCACATAGGGTGTGCCCCGCGCGCGGCAAAACGCCGCCACCACCGGCCCCAGCAGGTCATAGAGCCCGTACAGATGCACAACGTCGAACTCCGCCAGCCGGCGTCGGCAGAAGCCCACCACGCTCGGGCTCACTGTACTCGTGCGGTAGCGCACCAGCGTGCTCAAGTAAATGGTCTCCGGCTCGGCCGGATCCGCAGGCGCCGCACGGCGGGCGCCGAAGTCCGCCGTCAGCACCGTGACGGCGTGGCCCCGCCGCATCAGATGCCGGCTCAGGGCCCGCACCTTCAGGGCCGGGCCCCCCTTTTCCAGATACGGGTAATAGAACTGCGTCACCTTAAGGACGCGCATTTCTCCTCGAGGATCCGGGTCAGGTCAGCTTGAAAATGCTCGTACAGGTAGTGGCTGCGAACCCGCTCCTGAGCTCGCCGCCCCAGCTCCGAACGCAGCTCGGCGTGCTTCAGCAGGTTTCCCAGCACGCCCGCCAGCTCGCCAACATCACCGTCGTGCACCAGGCACCCCGTCACACCGTCCTCCACTATGTCCGGGGTGCCGCCGTGCGCGCCTCCGACAACGGCCTTGCCCACACCCATCGCTTCCAGGAAGACCAGACCGAACCCCTCAGCTCGGCTGGGCAGGGCGAAGAGATCGCA
This genomic interval from Gemmatimonadota bacterium contains the following:
- the asnB gene encoding asparagine synthase (glutamine-hydrolyzing), coding for MCGICGVVDGRGSEDGAWGVGRMMDAMRHRGPDDQGTHTAPGVILGMCRLSIIDLEGGRQPMANEDGRVVVVQNGEIYNFHELRRDLTARGHVFRTESDTEVIAHAYEEWGADCVHRLRGMFAFAVHDSRPTGRLSSGHAAVPGSGTRVFLARDRFGIKPLYYYHAAGRLAFASEVRALLASGCVPRRLSPAGLRHYLLFGSAGEPTTLVEGVYSLPPGHRMLVEVGELQRSVSPQCYWDVLNAAGDGEAGEESVERGGAGAARADVVARIRSILEESVRLHLIADVPLGIFLSSGIDSTALGALAARHSSQVRTLTVAFPELEFSESRLASQTARVLGTTHQELVLDADEMLSRLDAAVAALDQPSMDGVNTYFVSWMARQAGLKVALSGLGGDELFGGYPTFRWTLQLDRLARFRRAVPAVAQPAVGHILAAAGGRIGARGSGRKLAEFWSEPQALPHPYFFNRLVFTPRQAVRWLGQADGETLLWWEWLAGAAKAVQRAGLDAFTTVSYLESRSYLVNTLLRDTDSMSMGHSLEVRVPFLDHELAEFMARAPGRRLWTRRAAGKSLLIEALRDILPRDVVRQRKRGFNLPWERWLRGRLRGSVEAGLHDPPAAVTELLDAGAAPWVWRAFLGGRTGWSRPWSLYVLNAWTRLHLEAAPASGAGHFYGGVRGTASQGHAGVSTG
- a CDS encoding glycosyltransferase; this translates as MRVLKVTQFYYPYLEKGGPALKVRALSRHLMRRGHAVTVLTADFGARRAAPADPAEPETIYLSTLVRYRTSTVSPSVVGFCRRRLAEFDVVHLYGLYDLLGPVVAAFCRARGTPYVLEPLGMYRPIVRSLLKKRLYQRLVTRRLEAGAARLIATSEQERWELIEAGVAAEKLLVRRNGVELEEFVNLPPRGAFRRVHSISESERLVLYLGRLSRKKGLDLLLRAFAGVSAHARLAIAGPDDRDGCLAGLHRLARELGLGPDRLLLCGPHYGRAKLEALVDADVFVLPSQNENFGNAAAEAIACGTPALVTDQCGIAPWIDGRAGLVVAHDVQALRNGLACLLEGDTVRRRLRDGCDEVARMLSWDAPVTEMEALYASVARQSGPRRVQTAAAAPAGHAGKSEPAEEFPPPANSA